The Candidatus Rokuibacteriota bacterium genomic interval GCCAGCGACATCTTCTACGACCTGGTCCGCGCGGGGCGTCCCCTGCCAGAGCTCTTGGGCGAGATCGTCCGGATCCACGCGCCGTACACGCATGTGCCGTACCACCAGCGCCTCGACGGCGGCGTCCCCCGCTTCGTGAACAACGACCACTGCCTCCTCAGCTCGCGGGCGAGCACGGACCTGATGGCGCTCCTCCGGCCCGAGCTGGCCTACCTGCCGCTGGCTCAGACCATCTGGTACATCCCGACGGGACTGGATCCCTGGAACCAGCTCCTCGGCAAGATGCCCGGCCACTACGTCCGGCTCTACGAGCTGAAGTTCGAGGGCAAGCCGCCCCTGCCCGAGAGGCACTGGGCCGAGCAGGAGCCGCTCACCATCGACGGCGCCTTCCCGGAGAAGCTCAACGCCTGGCTGACGCTCGTCCAGCGCGGCGAGGTGGTGAACGCGTATCGCGTCTTTCTCGGCCTGTGGGAGGAGGCAAAGGGCGACGGCGCTCTGCGCGGCCAGCTCTTGGCCCAGCTGGTGTTCGCCGGGCTCATCGACGTGCAGGACAGGGTGCTGCACAACCGCTCGTACACGACGGGCCACAAGTCGTACCGCGCCCGCGCCACGGTCCAGCTCGCCCGGGCGGTCGGCTGGGAGAACGCGCGGAGCATTCTCTATGCGGGCGTGCCGGACATCGCGGTCGGCCCCCGCTGGTATTCGACCTACGAGATGGGCTGCCTCGTCGTGCAGAACTTCCTGGACGGCCGGGATCGCGAGCTCCTCGGCAACGACAACGCCTTGACCGCGGTCGAGTCCCTCGCCCTCGTGGAGGCGCTGCTGAGCGGCGAGGAGCCCGCGTACATCGATCTCATCGTTGCACTGTTGAAGGCGGGCGCCGGGCTGCGCCAGATCATCGACACGATCCAGCTCGCCTCGGCGCAGCTCATTCTCGAGACGGGGAATCCGAACAACTACTCCATGTCCCAGCACAGCTACGAGTACAGCAACACCGTGCGCTGGTTCTTCGACAACTTCGAGCATCCGCACCGGCTCAAGCTGCTGTTCGTCGCGGCCGCCTTCGTCTGCCGCGCCGCCCATTGGCAGCGCCATACGCCTGAGAACGGCCCGGTCAAGATCGAGATGCCCCGCGGCGCCGAGACGATGCCCCAGCACCAGCTGCTCGAGCGACTCGACGACGCCCTCACGGGGCTCCGGCCGTACGAGGCCGTCAACTGGACCGCCGCCTACCTCCACGCCGCCTTCGACCGCGCGGCGCTCATCGACACCCTCGCCACGGGCGCCGCCAAGACGGGCAACGATCCCCACAACCAGGAGCTTGGCTCCTGCCTGCTCGAGGATTACGCGCACACGACGGCGCGGGACCGCGACCGCCTGCTGCTCGCCTCCGCCAAGCACACCGCCGGCCACCGGAAATACGGCGACCACATGGAGGCGTACCGCAGGTTCGCCGAAGCGTTCGCTCTCGCCCCCCGGTAGTAGTTCCCGGGTAGTCGGGCGCGATCGTGGGCCCCGCTGCGCGGGACCCACGCTATGCTAGGCGCCGGCCATGACGCTCCCCATCGGGCTCCGCGCGTTCCACCACGCCGACTTTCGCCGCTTCTTCTGGGCCCAGCTCGTGGCGCAGACGGGCACGTGGATGCAGACGGTTGCCCAGTTGTGGCTGGTCCTCCAGCTCACGCCCTCGCCGTTCAAGCTCGGACTGATCGGCTCGCTCCAGTTCGCGCCGATCCTGCTCTTCTCCATTGCGTCGGGCGCGCTCGCGGACCGCGTGCGCAAGCGGCGGCTGCTCATCGGCACACAGACGGCCCTGGGCTGCCAGGCCCTCGGGCTCGGGGCGCTCGTGGCATCGGGTCACGTCGAGTACTGGCACGTCGCCGTGCTGGCGTTCTGCTCGGGGCTCGTCAACGTGCTCGACCAGCCCGCCCGGCAGTCGCTCGTGGCCGAGATCGTCGGGCGCGCCGATGTCGCGAGCGCCGTCGCGCTCAACTCGGCTTCGTTCAACGCCGCGCGGATCGTCGGGCCCGGGCTCGGCGGGCTCCTGATCGCGCAATTCGGCGTCACCCCGGCCTTCCTCATCAACGGGCTCGGCTTCGCCGTGGCGGTGATCATGCTGCTCGGGCTGCGCACCCAGGGAGCGCCGCGGGAGCGGTCCGGCGGAGGCGTCCTGGACGACGTCCGCGCCGGGCTCCGGTATGCCTTCCGCACGCCTGAGATCCGGCTGACGTTGGGACTCCTCTTCATCGTCAGCATCTGCGTCTTCAACTTCACGGTCTACGTGCCGCTGGTGGTCCGCACGGTGCTGCACCTGGGCGCCGAGGGCTTCGGACTCCTCATGGCCTGCCTGGGAGTGGGCGCGGTCACAGGCGCCCTCACCGTCGGCGCATTGGGGGCGCGCCGTCCACCGGTAGCCGTGCTGTTCGGGGCGGCGGCGCTCGCATGCGGCGCGCTCATCGCGCTCTCAGCCGCGCGCGGCTTCAGGCTCGCCGCGGCGCTGCTCTTCTTCACGGGCCTGTTCGGGCTCGTGCTGGTGGCGAGCTGCAACACCGCCATGCAGCTCGCCGCGCCCGACGAGCTCCGCGGCCGGGTGATGAGCCTCTACACCCTCGTGTGGGGCGGCGCCTTCCCGTTCGGCGCCTTCATCGTGGGCAGCATCTCCGAGCACTGGGGCGTGGGCCGGGCGCTGCTCGTGAACGGCACGGCCGGGCTCCTGGGAGTCGCACTCCTGCTCGGCTGGTGGACGCTTCGGGGCGCGCCGGCCTGGAGACGGCGCGCGGAGACCTAGCGCCGCGCCGGTCAGGCAGCTACGACTTCAGGTATTTTTTCCACGCGTCTCCAAGGGGAAAACGGATTCTGGACGTGATAAAGCGCCGCCGCCAGAACCGGATAGTGCCGCAACAGCACGGTCCGCATGCCGTTGTTCTCGACCCAGTCCAGCCCGGCCCGACTGTAGATCTCCGGCGTATAGTCCGTCGTGAAGAACCGGTCGCTCTTCAACCGTCGCGAGGCCATCAGGATGAACACCCGAAACGCCGTGTCGCTGATGCCAAATCCGAGCGGCGGCGTCTCGGCGTACATGCCGACCATCAGGTCCACGTTGTCTACGTCTCCATAGGCCTTCTTGATCTCCTTCGCCCACTCGGGATTGCTCGTCAGCTCCTCGAAGGACTTGACGCGGCGCATGTGGAAGAGCTCCCGGAAGCGGTTGTAGCGAGGCACGCCTCTCTCGCGATCTCTGAGTATGTCGATCGCGGCGAGGTCGATGACCTCATCGGGCGAGCCGTCGTTGTTCCGCCTCTGGAGGCGGCGCATCCACTCCGGGTAGTTGTGGAGAACCAGGGCGCCCGGGTTGGCGATGCCGAAGGAGTAGAAGAGATCCGCCATCCCGGCGCCGCCTGCCAGCGCCCGGGTCCGGGCGAATGGGC includes:
- a CDS encoding MFS transporter, encoding MTLPIGLRAFHHADFRRFFWAQLVAQTGTWMQTVAQLWLVLQLTPSPFKLGLIGSLQFAPILLFSIASGALADRVRKRRLLIGTQTALGCQALGLGALVASGHVEYWHVAVLAFCSGLVNVLDQPARQSLVAEIVGRADVASAVALNSASFNAARIVGPGLGGLLIAQFGVTPAFLINGLGFAVAVIMLLGLRTQGAPRERSGGGVLDDVRAGLRYAFRTPEIRLTLGLLFIVSICVFNFTVYVPLVVRTVLHLGAEGFGLLMACLGVGAVTGALTVGALGARRPPVAVLFGAAALACGALIALSAARGFRLAAALLFFTGLFGLVLVASCNTAMQLAAPDELRGRVMSLYTLVWGGAFPFGAFIVGSISEHWGVGRALLVNGTAGLLGVALLLGWWTLRGAPAWRRRAET